The genomic window AAGACCGCACCTTTCCCGAATGGGTTGCCCCGAGGGGGTCTGGGAAAGGGTGGCAAAACCCAAGGAGGTTAATATGGCTGTAGTTTCTATGAGAGACCTTTTGGAAGCTGGTGTCCACTTCGGACACTCAAAGGGCAGATGGAACCCCAAGATGGCACCCTATCTCTACGGTGTGCGTAACGGTATACACATCGTAGACCTCAACAAAACGGTGGTTTTCCTTGAGCAGGCGTATCACTTTATAGCGGACAGTGTGGCACAGGGTGCGGAGGTGCTCTTTGTGGGCACAAAAAAGCAGGCAAAGGATGTGATAAAGGAAGAAGCGGAAAGGGCTGGCGTACCATACGTGAACGAAAGATGGGTAGGTGGGCTTCTTACCAACTTTAGGACTGTCCGTAAAAGCATCCTTAAGCTCCATACCCTTGAGAGGATGGAAGCGGAAGGTGTCTTCGATGTGCTCCCCAAAAAGGAGGTAAGAGAACTAAAGAGAAAGATGGAAAGGCTCAGAAAGCTGTATGGTGGCATAGTAAACATGGAAAGGTTGCCCAGCATCATCTGGGTTGTGGACACAGTGAGAGAAGCCATAGCGGTCCAAGAGGCAAAGAAGCTGGGCATAACGGTGGTGGCGATAGCGGACTCCAACTGCGACCCAGACTTGATAGACTACCCTGTTCCAGGAAACGATGATGCCATAAAGTCTATAAAGCTCCTTACCTCAAAGATTGCGGATGCAGTGCTTGAGGGCAAGCAGAGAAGGGAAAGCCTTGGAGAGGCTGCAATTGAAGTGCCAAGGAGAAGGGTCATTGCGGTTGAGGAAGAAGAAAAAGTGCTCTTTGAGAAGGCTATGGAAATGTCCGAGAAATACGAATACATTGACAAAGGCGCAGAGGAGGAGTAAGCATGATAAGTGCGGAGATGGTAAAGACCTTAAGAGAGATGACCGGTGCAGGCATGTTAGAGTGCAAGAAGGCTCTGGAAGAAGCAGGCGGTGATATGGAAAAGGCAAAGGAAATACTCAGAATAAGAGGGCTCGCCAAGGCGGACAAAAAGGCAGGAAGGGAAACAAAGGAAGGCATAATCTACGCCTATGTTTCAGAAGATAGAAAAAGGGGAGTGCTTATAGAACTAAACTGCGAGACAGACTTTGTGGCAAAAAACGAACACTTTGTGGAGCTTGCCCTTAACATCGCAAAGCACATAGCAAGCATTCCAGAGAACAAGGATAGGGCAGGCACTGGTGAAGATATTGCAAGCCAAGCCTATGCACAGGACACAAACATAAGCGTAGGAGACCTCATAAAGTCCGCTATAGCCAAGATAGGAGAGAACATACAGCTGAGAAGGTTTGTAAGATACGATACCGAGGGATTTGTGCATGCCTATGTGCATGGCATAGGAAAGGTAGGCGTGCTTATAGACTACTTTGCTCCAAGCCTTAACGACCAAACCCTTAGGGTTGTGCAAGATGTGGCTCTTCAGATAGCCGCTATGAAACCTGAGTTTGTAAGCATAGAAAGCGTTGACCCTGAAGCCCTTGAAAGAGAGAGGAGGATACTAACAGAGCAGGCAAGACAAGAGGGCAAGCCAGAGAACATCATAGAAAAGGTGGTGGAAGGAAGGCTCAGAAAGTTTTATCAGGAAAAGGTGCTATTAGAACAGGCTTTCATAAAGGAAGAAAAGAAAACCGTGGGACAATACATAAAGGAAAGCCAGACAGGTGTGAAAATCAAACGTTTTGTAAGGTTTGAAGTAGGTGGTGTCTGATGGAGGAAGCACCTGTATACAAAAGGGTGCTTTTAAAGCTTTCTGGAGAGGCTTTTGCTGGTGAGCAGGATTTTGGTATAGACCCTAAGTTTCTTGAATATATAAGCCTTGAGATAAAAAGCCTTGTGGAAGTAGGAGTCCAAACCGCAGTAGTGATAGGAGGGGGCAATATCTTTAGGGGTATAGAAGGGCTTGAGATAGGTATAGACAGGGCAACGGGTGATTACATGGGTATGTTAGCAACGGTGATAAATGCTCTTGCCTTGCAATCTGCAATTGAGAGGATAGCACAAATTCCTACGAGGGTCTTGTCTGCTATAGAGATGAGGCAGGTGGCAGAACCCTACATAAGAAGAAGGGCTATAAGACATTTAGAAAAGGGTCGTGTGGTAATATTCGCTGCAGGGACAGGTAATCCCTTTTTCTCCACAGACACCGCAGGTGCTCTCAGAGCCATAGAGATAGGTGCGGACCTTCTTATAAAGGCTACAAAGGTAGATGGCATATACACCGATGACCCGCTGAAAAACCCAAAAGCTGAATTTATCCAAGAAATAGCCTATCTTGAGGCCATAAACATGGGTATTAGGGTTATGGACTACACTGCCATGACCCTCTGCAAGGAAAACAGGCTACCCATATTGGTTCTTAACATAAAGAAGCCAGGGAATCTACTGAGGGCTGTGATGGGTGAAAGGGTTGGGTCTTTGGTGAGGTAGGGGATGAGAAGAATACAAACATACACACAAGGAGGACAGCCATGATAGAGGATATTTTTAAAAGTGCGGAAGAGGATATGAAAAAGGCGGTAAACTACTTTAAGAACGAAACTGCAGGGCTAAGGACAGGTAGGGCAAGCACATCTCTTGTTGAAGAGCTAAAGGTAGAATATTATGGTTCAAAGGTGCCTCTTAAACAGCTTGGAAGTATAAGCGTAAGCGATGTAAACCAGCTAACCATCCAGCTTTGGGATGCCAATGCAGTCTCGGGTGTGGAAAAGGCAATAATGGAAAACTTAAACCTTACACCTCAAAGACAGGGCAATGTGCTAAGGATAACCCTACCACCTCTCACACAAGAAAGAAGAAAGGAGCTTGTAAGGATACTCCATAAAATGACAGAGGAGGCAAGGGTAGCGGTCAGAAATATAAGGAGAGACGCAAAGGAAATGCTTGAAGACCTTGAGGGAGTTTCTGAAGATGAGATAAAGAGAGCTTTAGAAAGGCTTCAAAAGCTCACGGACAAATACATAGAGGAGATAAACGCCATTGCAGAGGCTAAGGAGAAGGAGATAATGGGAGGATGAGGCTTTTTTCCAACACTATACTCCTTGACCCAGAGGAGCACAAAAACCTCAAGTGGCAATGCCTCAAAGGCAACTGTCCTCAAAGCTGTTGTCTTATTCCCGACAGGACCTTTGTGGTCCTTGAAGAGGTGCTTTCCCTCTCAAGACACTTTCCTGTGGTTATAAACATTGAGGTTGACGAAGGAGGAAAAGAGCAAAGGCTTCTTTGTGCATACTTTAGATTAAGGGAGGATAATAAGGGATGTATATATCTCAAAGATGGTGTAGGCTGTCTTTTAGAGGGGGAGAAACCCTACACCTGCAGACAGTATCCCTTTTTTATAAAGGGTGGCTATCTCGCTCTTGACCTTACCTGCCCTGGCTTTTCCGAGGTGGAAGGAGAGGCACTTTGGGAAGGTCAGCTTGTAAATTCCCGCTTTGAACGGGATTTTTATATCTACTCCCTTAGACTTGAGGAGGGGAAGGCTCAAACAGAGGATTTCCTTGACTTGCTTTTTGACCTCGGGTTGGTGGTTGGAGGCAGGGTAAGCTATGAGGGTGTTGAGGTGTCCTTTAACATGGTGGACGAAAAGAGGCTTTTTGAGCTTCCAGAAAATGCCTTAAAGGAGCTTTCAAAAAGGGGATACATAAGGATCATCTACGCTCACCTTAACTCATTGCAGAATTGGGAGCGCCTTATAAAAAGGTATATTAGCGGTTAGATAGTATAAAGATAAGGTCTCCAATCTCATCACGCTGGGAGAGTCTATTGGGCTGTGCCTTTTGCCTTTCAATCCCTGCGTAGGTTTTATTGGAATGTTCCAATCTTCTCGCAAAGAGAAACCTTTTGTTCCAATAGGGTTCATCTATCCTGTTTATTGTTATGCCGGTTTTTTCACTGGCATGCACGAACCTGCCATTTCCTATGTATATGCCTACGTGGGATGGGCCAGGTCTATAGGTAGTAAAGAAGAGAAGGTCTCCGGGCTTTAGGTCTTCAAGTCCTACCTGCACTCCCACACGGGACTGTTCTGCGGTGCTTCTTGGAAGCCTTACGCCGTTTACTTCAAAGACCCTCTGCACGAAGGCAGAGCAGTCCATTCTATAGAGTTCATTGGCACCGAATTTATAGGGTCTTTCCATATAGGTGAGTGCGGTAAGCACTATGTTTTCAGAAGTTGCAAACACAAAACTAAAACTCAGCATTAACCCCGCTATGCCTCCCCTCATGCCTTTTGAGTATATATTCTATTTTTTCCCTTGTCAAGTGTTTTAAAAACTCAAGCCAACCTTTCCAATATATGTCCTTGTAAGTTTTATCCCCTGTGAGCACACGGTAGAAATTTCTCAATGCGTAATCTTTTCCCATTTTGAAGGCAACCCTTTGAAATCTATAAGCAATTCTTGCTATCTTTCCTGCGTAAATAAGCTCTTCCGCCAATGGTTTCAGCATTAGTTCGTAGGCTTTTGTTGGTTCAGAAGGATTTTGTATTATGGCTTTCGCGAGGATTTTGCCTGCCCAAAGGGCGTAGTATATGCCTTCACCGAGTAGAGGGTCTGTCATATTGGCAGAATCTCCTGCGAGCAAAACTCTCTCCTTACCTATTTGAATGTCCTTTTTCCCTTCTGGAAAGGGTATATGCCAACCCTTTGGATGTTTAAAGTTTATGTTTTTACTGAGAGCGTAGTCCCTTAGGATTTCAAGCAGGTTTTCCCTTCCAGTGGTTGCAATGCCAAGGCTTATGCCATCACCATGAGGAAACACCCAAAGATAACCTCTACTTACCCATCCTACCTCAATTAAAACCTTATCCCTTAGACTACCCTCCGTAAACAGCTCAAGACTTCTGAAAAACTTTCTTTTCTTGTATCCAAGAAGTTCTGCGGTTTTAGAATGAAAGCCGTCCGCACCAATTAGATAGTCTGTGTAGAAGTTTCCTCTGCTTGTATAGACCTTGTATTGGTTTCCCTCCTTCTCAAAGCCTATAAACTCCCCAATAAGGAGCTCCGCACCAACTTCAAGAGCTTTTTGCACCAAAAAATGGTCAAACTCAGACCTATCAACTATGTAAGCAACCTCTCTGTTTACCTCCACCTCATACTCCTGCAGACCTCTATAGCCAAGTTTCCCAGAGTTTATCGTGTTTAGTATTAACCCTTTGTAGCCCTCTGGCAGAAGCCTTAGGGTTCTTGCGGACAAACAGCCCGCGCAGAGTTTAAACCTTGGAAGTTTCTCCTTTTCAACTATTAGGACCCTAAGACCAGATTTTGAAAGATGGTAAGCAGTGGAAGCCCCAGCGGGACCACCACCTACAACTACAGCATCGTAAAGCACATATAAAGTTTAACTCACTTACCGTAATACTTACTCAGATATTCAACCATCTTTTGAACATCTTCTTCTTTTATGGGTGCCCCAAAAACTTTTATCATCTTGTTTACAGTCGCTTCCCATCCCTTTTTGTCAAGGAATGGGGAGTTCATCTGTATGTAATCCAAGCTGTGGCATGCTACGCAATTGGCCTCAACAAGGTCTTTACCAGAACCGTTTTTTAGCTTTACGTTCTCGTCAAGGGCAAAGGTAAGGAGCGGAGTAGAAATAAGGATAAAAACAAGTTTTTTCATGGTATGTCCTCCTTATACAACTTTTATGCTGACCTTATGCACCACATTATGATGATAGCCTGCAGGGTTCCATATTAATTCAAAGGTTTGGGTTTGCCCTATGCTGTTTGTAGCCTTTACCATAAGTGTGTATTCACCTTTCTTCAACGGTTTGAAAGTGTAAGACCATTGTCTCCATGAGAATCTTCCATAGTCCCTACCCAGTTCTGCATCGTGCCATGTCTTCCCACCGTCGGTGGAAACCTCAACTTGTTTAATTACGTATCCTCCATCCCATGCTATGCCTTTTATTTCTATAGGCTCACCTCTTCTAAACACCTGGCCATCCTTTATATTGGTTATAAGGGAGTTAACCATAATTTCAGTTATAGGCGTATTTACATTGGTCTCCTGAGATACAAACCTATCCCTCATAGGAAATTTACCAAGAGGTAATCTATAGGCTGGGTTCATCCAAAAACCTTTGTATGCTGTGGATATTACATCTATGCTTATTAGGTGTTTTATCCAGTAAGTGGCAGTCCATCCTGGAACTACAAGTCTTGCTGGGAAGCCATTCCAATGGGGCAATGGCTCTCCGTTCATTTCGTAAGCTATTATGGTGTTTTCATCAAGAGCCTTCCATATGGGTATACTCTTTATGAAATCGGGCGTTTTTTCCGCTACTCCAGTATCTGCCCCGTCAAAAACTACTTCAAGGGCATTGGCTTTTAGACCAGCTTTATTCAGTATATCTTTTAACCTTACACCTTTCCATTTTGCATTACCCATTGCACCGTAACCCCACTGTATACCAGGTACGTGAGGTTTCATAAGTCCCCTTCTGTTTCCGGAACATTGACAAACGGCAACAACTTCCACTTGTTCAAACTTTGTCTTTAGGTCTTCAAGTGTAAGCTCATAGGGTTTTTCTATAGCATCACCACCTATCCTTAATCTCCAACTCTTTGCATCTACTTCTGGTATGTTTGAAAGGTGATACCTTACAAAAAATGCATCGTTTGGCGTAAATATTTCGTTAAAGTAGGATACTGGAGTTTCAAAGTTTGGAGGTCTGTAGGTTTTCTTAATTAAGGGCTTTTTCCCTGGTAAGGTTTCAAGTGTTTGAGATTCAAGTGTACCCTCTGGCAAGTCTTTTACCGCTGTGCCAAGGAGGTCTGGGTTAACAGAGGCAAACACATACTTGGGTAGCAATAAACCTCCTGCACTTAAAGCAAAGGAACCAAGAAGTTCCCTCCTGCTCAACATTTTCACACCTCCTTTTAGTTGTATAGATGGAGTTTAATATGCGTTTAAAAAGCTGTCAACGAATAAGATCTTATATGCTGATAAGAACAATTAATATCCTAATATCCTTATAAGATATAAACCTAAAACCTTAAAAGGCTTGCACCCCATGTGAGCCCGCCACCCATAGCGGTCAAAAGCACTAAATCCCCTCTTTTTAGCTTTCCTTCTTTGTATGCCTCACAGAGAGCTATAGGAATGGATGCAGCGCTTGTATTACCATATTTGTGTATGTTGGAATAGACCTTTTCCATAGACACACCAAGCCTTTCCGCAAGGGCTTGCATTATCCTTATGTTTGCCTGATGGGGGACAAGGAGGTCCACATCCTCTACGGAGAGACCCGCTCTTTGAAGAGCCTCTTCACACACCTCTGCCATGGCACGCACTGCCAGTTTAAAGAGCTCCTTTCCTTTCATCCTTATGTATCCACACCTTTCCGCATAGAGAATTTCCCAGTAGTTGCCGTCAGAACGCATCACAGAGGAGAGAATCTCACCCTCACCCTCGGAGCTAAGCACCACCGCTCCTGCACCATCACCAAAAAGAACGCATGTAGCCCTGTCTGTCCAATCCACTATTTGGGAGAGTTTTTCCGCACCCACTAAAAGCACAGTTTTAGCCCTTCTGGAGGATAGCATAGAACTTGCTATCTCAAGACCATACAGAAAGCCACTGCAGGCTGCGGATATATCAAAGGCGTAAGCCCTGTTTGCACCAAGCCTTGCCTGAAGAAGACAGGCACTTGCAGGAAAGCCAAGGTCTGGAGTAAGGGTCGCAAGGATTATGGCATCAATCTCTTGAGGGTCAATCTGCGCGGACTCTAAGGCTTCAAGGCTTGCCCTATAAGCCATATCTGTAAGGCTTTCTGAACCTGCTATCCTCCTTTCCTTTATACCCGTTCTTGTGGTAATCCAATCGTCGGAGGTATCCACCATCTTTTCAAGGTCAAAGTTGGTAAGCACCTTATCAGGCACATAATAACCCATGCCCCTTATGGTTATGCCCATTAGACCTTTACCTCTTGAGGAAGGAGTTTTTTCAAGTTCTCTGAGAGCCTTTCGTTAAAGTGATGGGTTAAAAACTCATTGGCAACCCTTATGGCGTTCTTTATAGCCTTTGCGTTTGCCCTTCCGTGGGTTATTATCACAGGCTTCTTAGCTCCAAGAAGGGGAATACCACCATACTCTGCGAAGTCCGCCTTTTTCTTAAAGTTGTTAAGGGCTGGTTTCATAAGAACAGCTCCCAGCTTTGCCAAAAAGCTCTTTTGCACCTCCTCCTTTATCATCTGAATCACCGCAAAGCCCAAGCTCTCACTGGCTTTGAGTATTACATTACCCACAAAACCATCGCACACTATCACATCAAAGGTTCCTGCGTATATGTCTCTTCCCTCAGCGTTTCCAAGAAAGTTTAGTTTGCTGGCTTTTAAGAGCGGATAAGTTTCTTTGACAAGCTCGTTGCCTTTGCCCTCCTCCTCTCCTATGCTTAGAATACCCACCCTTGGGTTTTTTATGCCTAATATCTCCTCCGCATAGGTGTGTCCTATAACTGCAAAGTGGAGCAGATGCGAGGGTTTACAGTCCACGTTTGCTCCCACGTCAATGAGAACCGTTTTACCTTTTGGATTAGGCAAGGCGACCGCTATGGCTGGTCTTTCAAGGTCAGGAATAGAGCCTATTACAAACTTGCCAACCGTTAGAACCGCACCCGTGTTTCCCGCAGAGACAAGACCCTCCGCCTTGCCCTCTCTTACCAACATGCCTGCCACATAAAGAGAGGAGTTTTTCTTTCTCAAGACATTAGAGGGTGCCTCGTGCATCTGCACCACATCCCCTGCATGAACTACCTGCAGACCGTCAAACTTCTCCCTTTCAAGGACTTGTCTTATTTTTTCTTCGTCCCCTACGAGGATGCTTTCAAGACCAAGCTCCTTGTAGGCAAGAATACAACCCTTTACTATCTCCTCGGGGGCGTAGTCCCCTCCCATACAGTCAACTGCTATTTTTGTCATGAAGTCTTAAGAACTTCCCTACCCTTGTAGTATCCACAATACGGGCAAGCTCTGTGTGGCATCATAAGCTCACCACAGTTAGGGCAGGTGGCAAGGGATAAAGAACTCAGTTTTGCGAAAAAATTCTGTGCTCTCCTTTGGTCTCTTCTCCACCTTGAGGTTTTTCTCTTTGGAACTGCCATCTTATAGCCTCCATAAGGTCTTAGTGGGAATTGTATTATAACACATTCGCCTTTTTGAGAAGGTCACCAAGGGTGGTGGTTTTTTCCTCAAGGTTTTCATAGAATCCCGCACTACAGTCAGGACTGCAAAGGGGCTTTGTGGGTATGCTAAGTATTATCTGCTCTCTCACAAGCTCTGTGAGGTCAAAGAACTCTTCATCCTCAAAGAAGGAAACATCAAGCTCTGAAGGCTTTAGATATAGCACGTCCTTAGTAGGATATGGCTCTATCCTAATGGACTCACTCCTACCTATGTCCTTATGGAACACAGTCAGACATCTGCTACACTCAAGCACCACATAACCTTCAATCTCCATGTTTACCCTATATCCACCCTTTTCCTTGGTTATCTCCACATAAACGCTCACAGGCTCTCTTATTTCACCAAGGTCTGGAGGTAGCTTTAGGTCTTCTGGCTTGAAAACATAGCTCTGGGAGAACCTGTTTTTTGTTTTGAATATCTCTTTGAGGTTTAGCTTTACCATAATGGTTTAAAATATCTCAAGGCTGAGGAAATTTCAAGGAGGTCATTATGAAGCTTGTAGCCATTGGAGGAGGAACGGGGCTTTCAACACTTTTGAGGGGGCTAAAAGAGAAGGTGGGAAAAGAGATTGAAGACCTCTCTGCCATAGTCACGGTGGCGGACAGTGGAGGAAGCACGGGAAGGCTCAGAAAAATATACAACATGCCAGCACCGGGAGACATAAGAAACTGCATTGTTGCTCTTTCGGAGAGCGAGGAGATAATGCAAAAACTTTTTCAGTTTAGGTTCAAAGGTGGAGAGCTTGAGGGTCATGCCTTTGGAAACCTTTTCCTTGTGGCTCTTACAGAGATAACAGGTAGCTTTATGCATGCGGTAAACATAGCCTCACAGATACTGAGGACAAGGGGAGAAATAATACCTGCAACCCTTGAAAGCGTTCAGCTTTGTGCAGAGTTTAGCGACGGGAAGCTCCTCTGTGGAGAAGAGGATATAACCGAGTATGGAAAGCACGACGGAGTGAGGATTAAAAGTATATGGATAGAGCCAAGGGAGGCAAAAGCACCCATAGATGCTATTGCAAAGATAGAGTCTGCGGATGTGATAGTTTTTGGTCCTGGGAGCTTATATACGAGCATAATCCCTAACCTACTCATTCAAGACATAAGGGAAGCGGTAAACCATTCCTTAGCCCTAAAGGTTTTTGTGGTAAACGCTATGACCCAGCCTGGAGAAACCGACAGCTTTACCGCCTATGACCACATAAAGACCTTTAAAGAGTATACGGGCATTGAAAGGATAGATGTGGCTGTGATAAACACAAAAATGCCATCAAGTTCTGTTTTGAAGAGGTACTTGGAACAAAAGCAAGAACCCGTAGTGCCAGATGTGGCAAGGATAGCAAAGGAAGGTATAGAAGTATATACAGAGGACCTAATAGGCGATAAGGACGACTTTGTAAGGCACGACCCACACAGGCTTGCAGACCTTATAGTGGAAATATACAAAAAGCATGGCGTATTTTCTTAACTTTGACATTTCAAGGCTTTCTGTAGAAGAAGCTAAGGTGGTGATTTGTGGTAGTGGCATCGCAGGACTTACCAGTGCCATAGTTTTAAAGGAGCTTGGCATAGAGCCTGTTGTCCTCACAAGGGGGATAGGAAACACCTACTACTCTCAAGGTGGCATTGCCTGTGCCCTTGACCCAAAGGACAGTCCATACCTTCATATGCTTGATACTCAAAAGGCAGGAAGGGGGCTATGCAAAGAGGAAACCCTCAAAATTCTCGTGGACGAAGGCATTCAAAGAATGGCAGACCTCAAAAGGTGGGGTGTGGTCTTTGACGAGGAGACCACCATAGAGGGAGGTCATTCCTTTCCAAGAGTCTATAAGGTAAAGGACTATACGGGCAAAGCCATATACCAAGCCTTGTGGAAGAGGGCTCAAAGCTTAGGCATTAGGGTAATAAGGGGAGAGTTAGAGGAAATCCTTGGAGAGGAAAGGGTAGAAGGGCTTGTTTACCATGAGGGGCAAAGCCTTAGAGTTATAAAAACACCTGCCATCCTTTTGGCAACGGGCGGTTCCGCAAGCATGTTTTTGCATACCTCTAACCCAGTAAAGGTAAGAGGAGACGCACTGGGCATAGCACTAAGGAAGGGCGTAAAACTAATTAACCCAGAGTTTGTGCAGTTTCATCCCACAGTGGTGAAAAACACCAGCATACTCATCTCAGAAGCAGTAAGAGGAGAGGGTGCTATTTTGGTGGATTCCAAAGGTGAGAGGTTTGTGGAGGAACTCCAGCCAAGAGATGTGGTAGCAAGGGCGATATACAAAAAGCTAAGACAAGGACAAGAGGTTTTCCTTGACCTAAGACCCATAAAAGCCAAAGGAGTAGACCTCTCCAAGAGGTTTCCCACCATATACTCCATGCTAAGGGAAGCAGGCTACAACCCAGAAACCCAACCCATCCCCATCACACCCGCATCTCACTACTTTATAGGTGGCATTGAGGTAGACAGCTATGGAAAAACCACCTTTGAAGGTCTCTATGCGGTAGGAGAATGTGCCTGCACGGGCGTGCATGGGGCAAACAGACTTGCCTCTAACTCCTTGCTTGAGGGCTTGGTTTTTGGATACAGAACCGCCTACAGAATTTTTCATGACCTTTCCTTTTTGAAAAAGCCAAAGGAGACCTATTACAAAAACAAAAGGGAAGGGCAAAAAGACCCACCTTACACCTTTGAAGACCTGAGAAGGCTTATGTGGGAAAACTGTGGACTGGAAAGGGAAGAGACCTCTCTCAAACAGGCACTTGAAAAGCTAAGCACATGGCTACAAACATGGAAAGACTGGAAACCCACCATAGAAAACCGCCAGCTTTTTGACATAAGCCTAACCGCTATGGCTACCCTTAGCTGTGCTCTTTGGAGAAGGGAAAGCAGAGGCGTGCACTATAGGGTGGATTATCCTTTTGAGAGAGAGGAGTTTAGAAGGGATAGCCTTTTTACTCCTCGTTTTCTTATGTTGGGAGAGTAGTCCTTTTTACAGGTCTTTGAGAGTTTCTATTTTTTGTCTTTAAAAGTTTTTACCCCTCACGGTGGGTTTAAAACCAAAGAAATAGAGGAGGCACAGGAAGTGCTGACAAAGTCGCCATCCCTCACGGTGGGCTTAAAACCGTTGCCATACCAACACCAAAGGACGCCCAGAAAAGGTCGCCATCCCTCACGGTGGGCTTAAAACTTACAATAGGGTTTTGCTCTCCCTCCTTGTAAACTTCAGTCGCCATCCCTCACGGTGGGCTTAAAACCGTCAAAGGCTGGATAAGGTTTAGAAAGCCTCTCACTAAAGGTCGCCATCCCTCACGGTGGGCTTAAAACCTCAAACCTACACACAAAGAAAAGCAAGAAATATCAAGCATTTTATTAGGGTAGCACCCCTCTCAAGTGAAGGTAGTTTGCCAAAAGTGTCAGGTCCTGCAAGGTTGAGTGTGGTATTGTCAAATTTAAACCCCTAAGAGACAAGGCTTTGAAGCATCTGTCATCAAAACATCAAAGCATCATTGCATCTCTATGCTAAAACATAAAAGCATAAGGGCATTAAAATATAACCTACGAAAGACAATCCTCACAAAAGGCAAAAATTCAAGAAAAGCATCATATCTCTACCCTATCACCTTTGAGAAAACCCACAGGTCAGAAAGACTATAGGGAAAGACCGCCACAGTGGAAGTTAACAAACAGAGACCTGTCAAAGCCTTTTAGTCAATACTACCCCCTCAACTTCAAGGAACAAAAACCCTATTCAACTGCCAAAATGTCAAGGGAGGCAAAGCTCCCACAAAATGCCTTGGGATTATTATAGCTCAAAACCTCTTCCATATCAATCCAACACAAAAACAAAGGGGATGCTATAATAAAAAATTCATGGAGGCAAAGCTAAGTAAATACTACAGGGATATAGACATAAGGGAACTGGGTAGGCTCTTTGAGGAAAAGCTCAGAAGGGTCTCTCCCACTATGGAGTATGTGAGAAACCTTATACTTGATGCCAAAATGCTCTATAGGATACTCTCTGACGAGGAGTTTGACCTAAAGGAAGAAGCCAAAAGGGACTTTGTGTCCGCACTCTTATACTTTATAGAAGACAAGGACTCCATACCTGACCGCATACCCATGATTGGATACTGGGATGACTATAAGCTCGTAAGATATGTAAAGGAAAAGCACAAGGAAGAGATAAACCGCTACTTCTCACAGGTTAAGCACTTTATAGCCAACTACTTCTAATGGTGGGCTTTCTGCTCTATAGGCTTTTTCAGGCTTT from Hydrogenobacter sp. T-8 includes these protein-coding regions:
- a CDS encoding molybdopterin-dependent oxidoreductase gives rise to the protein MLSRRELLGSFALSAGGLLLPKYVFASVNPDLLGTAVKDLPEGTLESQTLETLPGKKPLIKKTYRPPNFETPVSYFNEIFTPNDAFFVRYHLSNIPEVDAKSWRLRIGGDAIEKPYELTLEDLKTKFEQVEVVAVCQCSGNRRGLMKPHVPGIQWGYGAMGNAKWKGVRLKDILNKAGLKANALEVVFDGADTGVAEKTPDFIKSIPIWKALDENTIIAYEMNGEPLPHWNGFPARLVVPGWTATYWIKHLISIDVISTAYKGFWMNPAYRLPLGKFPMRDRFVSQETNVNTPITEIMVNSLITNIKDGQVFRRGEPIEIKGIAWDGGYVIKQVEVSTDGGKTWHDAELGRDYGRFSWRQWSYTFKPLKKGEYTLMVKATNSIGQTQTFELIWNPAGYHHNVVHKVSIKVV
- a CDS encoding beta-ketoacyl-ACP synthase III; this translates as MGITIRGMGYYVPDKVLTNFDLEKMVDTSDDWITTRTGIKERRIAGSESLTDMAYRASLEALESAQIDPQEIDAIILATLTPDLGFPASACLLQARLGANRAYAFDISAACSGFLYGLEIASSMLSSRRAKTVLLVGAEKLSQIVDWTDRATCVLFGDGAGAVVLSSEGEGEILSSVMRSDGNYWEILYAERCGYIRMKGKELFKLAVRAMAEVCEEALQRAGLSVEDVDLLVPHQANIRIMQALAERLGVSMEKVYSNIHKYGNTSAASIPIALCEAYKEGKLKRGDLVLLTAMGGGLTWGASLLRF
- the plsX gene encoding phosphate acyltransferase PlsX, whose translation is MTKIAVDCMGGDYAPEEIVKGCILAYKELGLESILVGDEEKIRQVLEREKFDGLQVVHAGDVVQMHEAPSNVLRKKNSSLYVAGMLVREGKAEGLVSAGNTGAVLTVGKFVIGSIPDLERPAIAVALPNPKGKTVLIDVGANVDCKPSHLLHFAVIGHTYAEEILGIKNPRVGILSIGEEEGKGNELVKETYPLLKASKLNFLGNAEGRDIYAGTFDVIVCDGFVGNVILKASESLGFAVIQMIKEEVQKSFLAKLGAVLMKPALNNFKKKADFAEYGGIPLLGAKKPVIITHGRANAKAIKNAIRVANEFLTHHFNERLSENLKKLLPQEVKV
- the rpmF gene encoding 50S ribosomal protein L32: MAVPKRKTSRWRRDQRRAQNFFAKLSSLSLATCPNCGELMMPHRACPYCGYYKGREVLKTS
- a CDS encoding YceD family protein; translated protein: MVKLNLKEIFKTKNRFSQSYVFKPEDLKLPPDLGEIREPVSVYVEITKEKGGYRVNMEIEGYVVLECSRCLTVFHKDIGRSESIRIEPYPTKDVLYLKPSELDVSFFEDEEFFDLTELVREQIILSIPTKPLCSPDCSAGFYENLEEKTTTLGDLLKKANVL
- a CDS encoding gluconeogenesis factor YvcK family protein, producing MKLVAIGGGTGLSTLLRGLKEKVGKEIEDLSAIVTVADSGGSTGRLRKIYNMPAPGDIRNCIVALSESEEIMQKLFQFRFKGGELEGHAFGNLFLVALTEITGSFMHAVNIASQILRTRGEIIPATLESVQLCAEFSDGKLLCGEEDITEYGKHDGVRIKSIWIEPREAKAPIDAIAKIESADVIVFGPGSLYTSIIPNLLIQDIREAVNHSLALKVFVVNAMTQPGETDSFTAYDHIKTFKEYTGIERIDVAVINTKMPSSSVLKRYLEQKQEPVVPDVARIAKEGIEVYTEDLIGDKDDFVRHDPHRLADLIVEIYKKHGVFS
- the nadB gene encoding L-aspartate oxidase, giving the protein MAYFLNFDISRLSVEEAKVVICGSGIAGLTSAIVLKELGIEPVVLTRGIGNTYYSQGGIACALDPKDSPYLHMLDTQKAGRGLCKEETLKILVDEGIQRMADLKRWGVVFDEETTIEGGHSFPRVYKVKDYTGKAIYQALWKRAQSLGIRVIRGELEEILGEERVEGLVYHEGQSLRVIKTPAILLATGGSASMFLHTSNPVKVRGDALGIALRKGVKLINPEFVQFHPTVVKNTSILISEAVRGEGAILVDSKGERFVEELQPRDVVARAIYKKLRQGQEVFLDLRPIKAKGVDLSKRFPTIYSMLREAGYNPETQPIPITPASHYFIGGIEVDSYGKTTFEGLYAVGECACTGVHGANRLASNSLLEGLVFGYRTAYRIFHDLSFLKKPKETYYKNKREGQKDPPYTFEDLRRLMWENCGLEREETSLKQALEKLSTWLQTWKDWKPTIENRQLFDISLTAMATLSCALWRRESRGVHYRVDYPFEREEFRRDSLFTPRFLMLGE